Proteins found in one Streptomyces sp. PCS3-D2 genomic segment:
- a CDS encoding helix-turn-helix domain-containing protein, with the protein MAVDDVDGTLAAMGPRLRAAREHYGATLAGVSCATGISTSTLSRIETGRRKPTLEVLLHLSKEYGVSLDELAGTVPRSGTEPRATAPLSFGDDKAVLPLTRYVGGLHAHKHVLPALEDPPARPRQVSHDGHEWLCVLYGRLWLALGDQDLILTPGDVAEFDTRTPHGVANASPSGPVEYLIMFGPQGERLRPRSWSSRNW; encoded by the coding sequence GTGGCAGTCGACGACGTGGACGGCACGCTGGCCGCGATGGGGCCCCGGTTGCGGGCCGCGCGCGAGCACTACGGCGCGACGCTCGCCGGTGTCAGCTGCGCGACCGGCATCTCGACCAGCACGCTGTCGCGGATCGAGACCGGCCGGCGCAAGCCCACCCTGGAGGTGCTGCTGCACCTGTCGAAGGAATACGGCGTCTCCTTGGACGAGCTGGCCGGCACCGTGCCCCGCTCCGGGACCGAGCCGCGTGCTACGGCGCCGCTGAGCTTTGGTGACGACAAGGCGGTGCTGCCGCTGACCCGGTACGTCGGCGGTCTGCACGCCCACAAGCACGTCCTGCCCGCCCTTGAGGACCCGCCCGCGCGGCCCCGTCAGGTCTCCCACGACGGCCACGAGTGGCTGTGCGTCCTGTACGGGCGGCTGTGGCTCGCCCTCGGCGACCAGGACCTCATCCTGACCCCCGGGGATGTCGCCGAGTTCGACACCCGCACCCCGCACGGGGTGGCGAACGCCAGTCCCAGCGGTCCGGTCGAGTACCTGATCATGTTCGGACCCCAGGGCGAGCGTCTACGGCCGCGCAGCTGGTCGTCGAGGAACTGGTGA
- a CDS encoding alpha/beta fold hydrolase, whose protein sequence is MQPEPTAVLRHRIVEAPAGRLHLAEQGTGPLVLLVHGFPESWYSWRRQLPALAAAGYRAVAIDVRGYGRSSKPEATDAYRMLDLVEDNVAVVRALGEEDAVIVGHDWGSNIAAASALLHPGVFRAVGLLSVPYAPPGGPRPTDVFGQIGGPEQEFYVSYFQEPGRAEAEIEPDVRNWLAGFYAALSADTMPAEGEPDPHFVSRGCQLRDRFPAGPLPAWLSEEDLDIYAAEFERTGLTGALNRYRNMDRDWADLAPHRGAPIKQPALFVGGALDASTTWMADAIDAYPTTLPALSASHLLDGCGHWIQQERPNEVNRLLTDWLATLQD, encoded by the coding sequence ATGCAGCCCGAGCCGACCGCCGTACTCCGCCACCGCATTGTCGAAGCCCCGGCCGGGCGCCTGCACCTGGCCGAGCAGGGCACCGGCCCGCTGGTCCTGCTCGTGCACGGCTTTCCCGAGTCCTGGTACTCCTGGCGCCGCCAGCTCCCGGCCCTCGCCGCGGCCGGGTACCGGGCAGTGGCGATCGACGTGCGCGGCTACGGCCGCTCCTCCAAGCCGGAGGCGACCGACGCCTACCGAATGCTCGACCTAGTGGAGGACAACGTCGCCGTCGTGCGCGCCCTCGGCGAGGAGGACGCGGTGATCGTCGGCCACGACTGGGGCTCCAACATCGCCGCCGCCTCCGCCCTGCTGCACCCCGGAGTCTTCCGCGCGGTCGGCCTGCTGAGCGTCCCGTACGCGCCGCCCGGCGGCCCGCGCCCGACCGACGTCTTCGGCCAGATCGGCGGCCCTGAGCAGGAGTTCTACGTCTCCTACTTCCAGGAGCCCGGCCGCGCCGAGGCGGAGATCGAGCCCGACGTACGGAACTGGCTCGCCGGCTTCTACGCGGCCCTGTCCGCCGACACCATGCCCGCCGAGGGCGAACCCGACCCGCACTTCGTCTCCCGCGGCTGTCAGCTGCGCGACCGCTTCCCCGCCGGCCCGCTCCCGGCATGGTTGAGCGAGGAAGACCTCGACATCTACGCCGCGGAGTTCGAGCGCACCGGTCTGACCGGCGCCCTCAACCGCTACCGCAACATGGACCGCGACTGGGCAGACCTCGCCCCCCACCGGGGAGCCCCGATCAAACAGCCCGCCTTGTTCGTCGGCGGCGCACTGGACGCGTCCACCACCTGGATGGCCGACGCCATCGACGCCTACCCCACCACCCTCCCCGCCCTGTCCGCCTCCCACCTCCTGGACGGCTGCGGCCACTGGATCCAGCAGGAACGCCCCAACGAGGTCAACCGCCTGCTGACCGACTGGCTCGCCACCCTCCAGGACTGA
- a CDS encoding DNA-binding transcriptional regulator produces MPTEDELFAAVDALLTGEPEMPPPAERARLREAAGITQARLAQVLQTTTQSVKNWEAGRSEPRPPRRQAYQRLLDGWATQHPTRPNPPVPASLSGTPAPAAPSAEPVSPAVAEAPVRPAATSRRPAAKKAAKPTTPADPRFPHGPLAVLDGDGNAYAAGGVVLDCPATTITELVEWTLKESGLGAARLNRNGKDSDPLIVLTASAAVKLGLPERLEGREERRSLRLADDHPVVKQIGKAKWQLTQRGFGPWARIYRKAQGNARQCVQLAVLSWDALDTRSWPGVAELAPADIARVLGVYAQRVITPRGSTAVSGLELMTALRPPTRAVQENGTWISGHNPGSLGTDPMDPAPPEAIGEHPVVVRSGWSGGFLNEEAYQWVRDPALLSDEECLLPYAVGLDLNTAFLAAAARLTVGLSAPDHFHGPVFNKKIPGSWLADLSGIELDPRLPSPFTPDGTRPTGPAWYQTHTLAYAQELGHDVQPIEAYLRRETGAYLDPWHDRLKTAYLETLADLGVTADLTDAEFLAAMEHHKQTDPAMAAVLAAIKATVKGGIGKLRERPQGRTYRDGDPWPAMQRPTWRPDIRAAVISKARVNMHRKLANMVKLTGLYPLAVLSDCVVYPSPGASPLDFLPYAASGKSLMGGFRLGPTPGLAKLEGVQEMAWAVDLMEKGLNPARHIKGGDAVLDDGE; encoded by the coding sequence ATGCCAACCGAGGATGAGCTGTTCGCGGCCGTGGATGCCCTGCTGACTGGTGAGCCCGAGATGCCGCCGCCGGCGGAGCGTGCCCGGCTGCGCGAGGCGGCCGGTATCACCCAGGCCCGTCTCGCCCAGGTCCTGCAGACCACGACCCAGTCGGTGAAGAACTGGGAAGCAGGACGCTCCGAACCCCGCCCGCCGCGCCGTCAGGCCTACCAGCGGCTGCTCGACGGCTGGGCCACCCAGCACCCCACCCGCCCGAACCCGCCCGTCCCCGCCTCGCTGTCCGGCACGCCCGCACCGGCCGCCCCGTCAGCGGAGCCCGTCAGCCCGGCCGTTGCCGAGGCCCCGGTCCGTCCGGCGGCGACGTCACGGCGCCCCGCCGCGAAGAAGGCCGCCAAACCCACCACCCCGGCCGATCCCCGCTTCCCCCACGGCCCGCTCGCCGTCCTCGACGGCGACGGCAACGCGTACGCCGCAGGCGGGGTCGTGCTGGACTGCCCCGCCACCACCATCACGGAGTTGGTGGAGTGGACGCTGAAGGAGTCCGGTCTCGGTGCTGCGCGTCTGAACCGCAACGGCAAGGACTCCGACCCGCTGATCGTCCTCACCGCCTCCGCCGCCGTGAAGCTCGGCCTCCCCGAACGGCTGGAGGGCCGTGAGGAGCGCCGCTCCCTGCGGCTCGCCGACGATCACCCGGTGGTGAAGCAGATCGGGAAGGCGAAGTGGCAGCTCACGCAGCGCGGTTTCGGCCCGTGGGCGCGGATCTACCGCAAGGCCCAGGGGAACGCGCGGCAGTGCGTGCAGCTCGCGGTCCTGTCCTGGGACGCCCTCGACACCCGCTCCTGGCCCGGCGTCGCCGAACTGGCCCCGGCCGACATCGCCCGCGTCCTCGGCGTCTACGCCCAGCGGGTCATCACCCCGCGCGGCTCCACCGCCGTCTCCGGGCTGGAGCTGATGACCGCGCTCCGCCCGCCCACCCGGGCCGTGCAGGAGAACGGCACCTGGATCTCGGGCCACAATCCCGGCAGCCTCGGAACGGACCCGATGGACCCGGCGCCCCCGGAGGCGATCGGCGAACACCCGGTCGTCGTCCGCTCGGGCTGGAGCGGGGGTTTCCTGAACGAGGAGGCCTACCAGTGGGTCCGCGACCCCGCCCTCCTCTCCGACGAGGAGTGCCTGCTGCCGTACGCGGTCGGCCTGGACCTGAACACCGCGTTCCTCGCGGCCGCCGCTCGGCTGACGGTGGGCCTGTCGGCACCCGACCACTTCCACGGGCCGGTGTTCAACAAGAAGATCCCCGGCTCCTGGCTGGCGGACCTCTCCGGCATCGAACTCGACCCGCGTCTGCCGTCGCCGTTCACCCCGGACGGCACCCGGCCGACGGGACCTGCCTGGTACCAGACCCACACCCTCGCCTACGCCCAGGAACTCGGCCACGACGTCCAGCCGATTGAGGCCTACCTGCGCCGCGAGACCGGGGCGTACCTCGACCCGTGGCACGACCGGCTCAAGACCGCGTACCTGGAGACCCTCGCCGACCTCGGCGTCACCGCCGACCTCACGGACGCGGAGTTCCTGGCGGCGATGGAGCACCACAAGCAGACCGACCCGGCGATGGCCGCTGTCCTCGCGGCGATCAAGGCCACGGTCAAGGGCGGCATCGGCAAACTCCGTGAACGCCCCCAGGGGCGCACCTACCGCGACGGCGACCCCTGGCCTGCCATGCAGCGCCCCACATGGCGCCCCGACATTCGGGCGGCCGTGATCTCGAAGGCGCGGGTCAACATGCACCGCAAGCTCGCCAACATGGTGAAGCTGACCGGCCTGTATCCGCTCGCGGTGCTCTCCGACTGCGTCGTCTACCCCAGCCCCGGCGCCTCGCCGCTGGACTTCCTGCCGTACGCGGCGTCGGGCAAGTCGCTGATGGGCGGCTTCCGCCTCGGCCCGACCCCCGGGCTGGCCAAGCTGGAAGGGGTGCAGGAGATGGCGTGGGCGGTGGACCTGATGGAGAAGGGCCTCAACCCCGCCCGCCACATCAAGGGCGGCGACGCCGTCCTCGACGACGGCGAATAA
- a CDS encoding TnsA-like heteromeric transposase endonuclease subunit, which translates to MGEPVGAYGDPALSAFDLDFFDSGRRRRIALGSGWDVRFEDVAPVRGFRWNKGGRGFAGWYYTVTTGSHVGYESWLERDRLIPLDFVPDVVGIASQPFWLHWRDAEAKRRHAPDYFVRLADGRARVVDVRAEDDVDERTAEAFAATERACSAVGWEYAHVGVPDPVFMANVRWLARYRHGRCGRESAIAERLVEVFRQPQELRAGAEAVGNVLRVLPVLFHLLWKGALRADLGGALLSSGTVVHTSEGHVVGLQRRAGGHGLLRPRSGMHGDGSQMRKLSRPATVGVGDRVRFAGQVRAVLAVSARAVTLSALWQTGSRSNPAVRVIIRAEMSVRSWA; encoded by the coding sequence GTGGGGGAACCGGTAGGCGCGTACGGCGATCCTGCGCTGAGCGCCTTTGACCTGGACTTCTTCGACAGCGGTCGGCGTCGACGCATTGCGCTGGGATCCGGGTGGGATGTCCGGTTCGAGGACGTAGCGCCTGTACGCGGGTTCCGGTGGAACAAGGGTGGCCGCGGCTTCGCGGGCTGGTATTACACGGTGACCACGGGCAGTCATGTGGGCTACGAGTCGTGGCTGGAGCGGGACCGGCTGATCCCGCTGGACTTCGTCCCAGATGTGGTGGGGATCGCCTCACAGCCGTTCTGGCTTCACTGGCGCGACGCGGAAGCGAAGCGGCGGCATGCGCCCGACTACTTCGTACGGCTGGCCGACGGACGTGCCCGGGTGGTCGATGTCCGCGCCGAGGACGATGTCGACGAGCGGACCGCGGAAGCGTTCGCCGCTACCGAGCGGGCCTGTTCGGCGGTGGGCTGGGAGTACGCGCACGTCGGTGTTCCGGATCCGGTGTTCATGGCGAACGTGCGGTGGCTGGCCCGCTACCGGCACGGCCGGTGCGGCCGTGAGAGCGCCATCGCTGAGCGCCTGGTGGAGGTTTTCCGGCAGCCTCAGGAACTGCGGGCAGGAGCCGAAGCGGTGGGGAACGTTCTGCGCGTCCTGCCTGTCCTGTTCCACCTGCTCTGGAAGGGGGCACTTCGCGCTGACCTTGGTGGTGCTCTGCTGAGCAGTGGCACGGTGGTCCACACGTCGGAAGGTCATGTCGTCGGGCTGCAGCGGCGAGCCGGGGGCCACGGCCTGCTTCGGCCGAGGTCGGGCATGCACGGTGATGGGAGTCAGATGCGCAAGCTGTCGAGGCCGGCAACGGTCGGTGTGGGCGATCGGGTGCGGTTCGCCGGCCAGGTCCGGGCGGTGCTCGCGGTGTCCGCTCGTGCGGTGACGCTGAGTGCGTTGTGGCAAACCGGATCTCGTTCGAATCCTGCGGTGCGGGTGATCATTCGGGCAGAGATGTCAGTGCGGTCGTGGGCATGA
- a CDS encoding IS4 family transposase, which produces MAQSVTGGDVFAPGHIGELSQVIPPELVDAVLDETGARERRLRSLPSRVGVYFVLALALFEHLGTGLVWGKLAARLAVRVPQPSEKALRDLRRRVGVAPLKRLFDVLAGPLGQPSTPGVRYRRWRTVAFDGCGSLNVPDHERNRSWLGRTERRHGPAGFPRLMLLTLCETGTRGLIAAVFGPASKGETDYAHDLVGHLTSDMLLLADRAFDSNELLTDIAAQGAQFLIRATSTRRPPVLALLPDGSYLTRIGGLSLRVIEAEIRARTADGGDFGGTYRLLTTLHDHRTDPADHLVRLYHERWEIEITYLALRHTLLKGRVLRSKDPVGLNQEMWGLLTLYQALRSVMVTAVETVPGCDPDRASFTVALEAARDTVVSLVGTAAACGPSNHSDLVGHIGARVLHALLPGRRLRLSARIVKCGTSRYNIWNRDGRPRDSTPITAIEITVHPPALPSAQDPSRTLSGRWGQLCQLMAANSNQAMHTRDIARHLGLPASGRPLSSLTAQLCYWARNGRLIRTAPNTYRLTLPDALTPPRNP; this is translated from the coding sequence GTGGCCCAGTCTGTCACGGGCGGCGACGTGTTCGCGCCCGGTCACATCGGTGAGTTAAGCCAGGTCATCCCACCCGAGTTGGTGGATGCAGTGCTGGACGAGACCGGGGCGCGCGAGCGACGACTGCGCAGCCTCCCCTCGCGCGTTGGGGTGTACTTCGTGCTCGCACTCGCGCTGTTTGAGCATCTGGGCACCGGTCTGGTGTGGGGCAAACTCGCGGCCAGACTGGCCGTCCGGGTGCCGCAGCCCTCAGAGAAGGCGCTTCGCGATCTGCGTCGGCGAGTCGGGGTGGCCCCGCTCAAGCGACTGTTCGACGTGCTGGCCGGACCGCTGGGCCAGCCGTCCACGCCCGGAGTGCGCTACCGACGCTGGCGCACGGTCGCCTTCGACGGCTGCGGGAGCCTGAACGTTCCCGACCACGAGCGCAACCGGTCCTGGCTCGGCCGCACCGAACGGCGCCACGGGCCGGCGGGCTTCCCCCGGCTGATGCTCTTGACCCTGTGCGAAACCGGCACCCGCGGCCTGATAGCCGCGGTCTTCGGCCCCGCCTCCAAGGGCGAGACCGACTACGCCCACGACCTGGTCGGCCACCTGACCTCGGACATGCTCCTCCTCGCCGATCGCGCCTTCGACAGCAACGAACTGCTCACAGACATCGCAGCTCAGGGAGCGCAGTTCCTGATTCGCGCCACCAGCACCCGACGACCGCCCGTGCTGGCGCTGCTGCCCGACGGCTCCTACCTGACCCGGATCGGGGGCCTGTCGCTGCGGGTGATCGAGGCCGAGATCCGGGCCCGCACTGCCGACGGAGGCGACTTCGGCGGCACCTACCGCCTGCTGACCACGCTCCACGACCACCGCACCGATCCAGCTGACCACCTGGTGCGTCTCTACCACGAGCGCTGGGAGATCGAGATCACCTACCTGGCGTTGCGTCATACCCTGCTCAAGGGCCGAGTTCTACGGTCGAAGGACCCAGTGGGCCTCAACCAGGAGATGTGGGGACTGCTCACTCTCTACCAGGCCCTGCGCTCGGTCATGGTGACCGCGGTGGAGACGGTGCCCGGCTGCGATCCCGACCGGGCCAGCTTCACCGTCGCCCTGGAGGCCGCCCGTGACACTGTCGTCAGCCTGGTCGGGACGGCCGCGGCCTGTGGGCCGAGCAACCACTCCGACCTGGTCGGACACATCGGCGCCCGCGTCCTGCACGCGTTGCTTCCCGGGCGCCGACTGCGACTGTCCGCCCGCATCGTCAAGTGCGGAACCTCCCGCTACAACATCTGGAACCGCGACGGGCGTCCACGCGACAGCACCCCGATCACCGCCATCGAGATCACCGTGCACCCACCAGCCCTGCCCAGCGCGCAGGACCCGAGCCGGACCCTCTCCGGCCGCTGGGGCCAGCTCTGCCAGCTCATGGCCGCGAACTCCAACCAGGCCATGCACACCCGGGACATCGCGCGACATCTTGGACTCCCCGCCTCTGGGCGCCCCCTCAGCAGCCTCACCGCGCAACTCTGCTACTGGGCCCGCAACGGCCGGCTCATCCGCACCGCGCCGAACACCTACAGGCTCACCCTCCCCGACGCCTTGACGCCACCACGGAATCCTTAA
- a CDS encoding IS5 family transposase, with amino-acid sequence MLDAVRYLVDNGVKWMAMPVDFPYWRAVYDFFRRWRTCDYVRELHERLRRTARQRSGRNTEPSAGIIDSQSVDASETVAEDSRGYDGGKSRDGRKRHILTDTDGLLLEVTVTTADVHDSKAAPALLETYLDQPGRLLKLVWVDSAYQGPALAEAFARHGVRVEVVRRSDGQRGFVVLARRWVVERTLSWLARSRRLNRDHERRLDHHAAMVWWAAVIRLSRRLAGDAPRWPENRPGRPPRARA; translated from the coding sequence ATGCTCGACGCTGTGCGCTACCTGGTCGACAACGGCGTGAAGTGGATGGCCATGCCGGTCGACTTCCCGTACTGGCGGGCTGTCTACGACTTCTTCCGCCGCTGGCGGACCTGCGACTACGTACGTGAACTGCACGAACGCCTGCGCCGCACGGCGAGACAACGCTCAGGCCGCAACACTGAGCCCAGCGCGGGCATCATCGACAGTCAGTCGGTCGACGCCTCCGAGACCGTCGCCGAGGACAGCCGCGGATACGACGGCGGCAAGTCACGTGACGGACGCAAGCGTCACATCCTGACCGACACCGACGGTCTGCTGCTGGAAGTGACCGTGACCACGGCCGACGTGCACGACTCCAAAGCCGCCCCCGCGCTGCTGGAGACGTATCTGGACCAGCCGGGCCGGCTGCTGAAGCTGGTGTGGGTCGACAGTGCCTACCAGGGCCCCGCACTGGCCGAGGCGTTCGCCCGCCACGGGGTGCGCGTCGAGGTCGTACGCCGCTCCGACGGGCAGCGCGGCTTCGTCGTCCTGGCCCGCAGGTGGGTGGTGGAGCGCACGCTGAGCTGGCTGGCCCGCTCACGCCGCCTCAACCGCGACCACGAACGACGCCTCGATCACCACGCGGCGATGGTGTGGTGGGCCGCCGTGATCAGGCTGTCCCGGCGCCTGGCCGGCGATGCTCCGCGCTGGCCGGAGAATCGTCCCGGCCGACCGCCCCGGGCGCGGGCATGA
- the fxsT gene encoding FxSxx-COOH system tetratricopeptide repeat protein: MHQRGPQEPASWPHQVGAVPPRVQSFQHRAEADRLSTAVQSGGTAALCQVLAGMGGVGKTQLAADYAHTAWRDDTVDVLVWVSAATRSAVVTQYAQAGVELCRGDPHDPDRAAVSFLAWLAPKPGAALCRWLVVLDDVAEPADLRGLWPPASPLGRVLVTTRRRDAALTGVGRRLMEVGLFTPAEAVAYLSEALAVHDRAEPDDQLATLAADLGHLPLALSQATAYLVDAGVTIPAYRALLADRATALADAAPDTLPDDQNHTTAAALTLSLDRADALRPCGLARPMLQLAAFLDPNGIPQTVLTSAPALTHLTACRTPTAGGTPKPAPVTEAEATAALRALHRLHLIEHTPDTPRQAVRVHQLTQRAVRDTLTPDQRDTLARTTAASLVSVWPEVERDTDLAQTLRANTTALTSHSEEALYQPDVHAVLDRDGRSLGESGQATAACGHFQHVVAESQRHLGPDHPGTLSTRHHLARWRGEAGDAAGAVTAFADLLTDQLRVLGPDHPHTLTTRHNLARWRGQAGDAAGAVTAFADLLTDQLRVLGPDHPDTLMTRHNLARWRGEAGDAAGAVTAFADLLTDRLRVLGPDHPGTLTTRHNLARWRGRAGDVTGAATALADLLTDQLRVLGPDHPHTLTTRHNLAYWRGWAGDAAGAASGFADLLTDRLRVLGPDHPGTLSNRHNLARWRGEAGDATGAATALADLLTDRLRVLGPDHPGTLNTRHHLARWRGEAGDATGAVTAFADLLTDQLRVLGPDHPHTLTTRHNLAYWRHRADRRDPDVG, translated from the coding sequence GTGCACCAGCGCGGGCCACAGGAACCGGCTTCCTGGCCGCACCAGGTCGGTGCGGTCCCGCCCCGGGTGCAATCCTTCCAGCACCGCGCCGAGGCGGACCGGCTAAGTACGGCCGTGCAGAGCGGGGGCACGGCGGCGCTGTGCCAGGTGCTGGCCGGAATGGGCGGGGTGGGCAAGACCCAGCTCGCCGCCGACTACGCGCACACGGCATGGCGGGACGACACAGTGGATGTACTGGTGTGGGTGAGCGCCGCAACCCGCTCGGCCGTGGTGACCCAGTATGCGCAGGCTGGCGTCGAGCTGTGCCGGGGCGACCCCCATGATCCGGACCGGGCCGCCGTCTCGTTCCTGGCATGGCTCGCGCCCAAGCCGGGTGCGGCGCTGTGCCGGTGGCTGGTGGTGCTGGACGACGTCGCCGAACCGGCCGACCTGCGCGGCCTGTGGCCACCGGCCAGCCCGCTGGGGCGCGTCCTGGTCACCACCCGCCGCCGCGACGCCGCGCTCACCGGCGTCGGCCGCCGTCTCATGGAGGTCGGTCTGTTCACTCCCGCCGAGGCCGTCGCCTACCTGTCCGAGGCGCTGGCCGTGCACGACCGTGCCGAACCCGATGACCAACTCGCCACCCTCGCCGCCGACCTGGGACACTTGCCGCTGGCCCTGTCCCAGGCAACGGCCTACCTCGTCGACGCTGGCGTCACCATCCCGGCATACAGAGCCCTGCTGGCCGACCGCGCCACCGCGCTCGCGGACGCCGCCCCCGACACCCTGCCCGACGACCAGAACCACACGACGGCCGCCGCCCTCACACTGTCCCTGGACCGCGCCGACGCTCTCCGCCCCTGCGGTCTGGCTCGCCCCATGCTGCAGCTCGCCGCCTTCCTCGACCCCAACGGCATCCCCCAGACCGTCCTGACCAGCGCCCCCGCACTCACTCACCTCACCGCCTGCCGAACCCCCACCGCGGGTGGCACACCGAAGCCTGCCCCGGTCACCGAGGCCGAGGCCACCGCCGCCCTACGCGCCCTGCACCGACTCCACCTCATCGAGCACACCCCCGACACACCCCGTCAGGCCGTCCGCGTCCACCAGCTCACTCAACGCGCCGTCCGCGACACCCTCACCCCCGATCAGCGCGACACCCTCGCCCGTACCACTGCCGCCTCCCTGGTTTCCGTCTGGCCCGAGGTCGAACGCGACACAGACCTAGCCCAGACCCTGCGTGCCAACACCACCGCCCTCACCAGCCACTCCGAAGAAGCTCTCTACCAGCCGGACGTCCATGCCGTGCTGGACCGCGACGGCCGAAGTCTCGGCGAGTCCGGTCAGGCCACCGCCGCTTGCGGCCACTTCCAGCACGTCGTAGCCGAGAGCCAGCGCCACCTCGGCCCGGACCACCCCGGCACTCTCAGCACCCGCCACCATCTCGCGCGGTGGCGGGGCGAGGCTGGGGATGCGGCCGGCGCCGTCACCGCATTCGCCGATCTGCTGACCGACCAGCTGAGGGTGCTCGGCCCGGACCACCCTCACACCCTCACCACCCGCCACAACCTCGCACGGTGGCGGGGCCAAGCGGGGGATGCGGCCGGCGCCGTCACCGCATTCGCCGATCTGCTGACCGACCAGCTGAGGGTGCTCGGCCCGGACCACCCCGACACGCTCATGACTCGCCACAACCTCGCGCGGTGGCGGGGCGAGGCTGGGGATGCGGCCGGCGCCGTCACCGCATTCGCCGATCTGCTGACCGACCGGCTGAGGGTGCTGGGACCGGACCACCCCGGCACTCTCACCACCCGACACAACCTCGCACGGTGGCGGGGCCGAGCAGGGGATGTGACCGGCGCAGCCACCGCACTCGCCGATCTGCTGACCGACCAACTGAGGGTGCTCGGCCCGGACCACCCCCACACCCTCACCACCCGCCACAACCTCGCGTACTGGCGGGGCTGGGCTGGAGATGCGGCGGGCGCTGCCAGCGGATTTGCCGATCTGCTGACCGACCGGTTGCGGGTGCTGGGACCAGACCATCCCGGCACCCTCAGCAACCGCCACAACCTCGCGCGGTGGCGGGGCGAGGCTGGGGACGCGACCGGCGCTGCCACCGCACTCGCCGATCTGCTGACCGACCGGCTGAGGGTGCTCGGTCCGGACCACCCCGGCACCCTCAACACCCGCCACCATCTCGCGCGGTGGCGGGGCGAGGCTGGGGACGCGACCGGCGCCGTCACCGCATTCGCCGATCTGCTGACCGACCAGCTGAGGGTGCTCGGCCCGGACCACCCCCACACCCTCACCACCCGCCACAACCTCGCGTACTGGCGGCATAGAGCCGATCGAAGGGATCCTGATGTCGGGTAA